A window of Tripterygium wilfordii isolate XIE 37 chromosome 7, ASM1340144v1, whole genome shotgun sequence contains these coding sequences:
- the LOC120002940 gene encoding uncharacterized protein LOC120002940 isoform X3: protein MPAMLIVSKDYIIFDHIRFPFIFSELSIILCHLEYQHKLLWNCVNWRQIILLFGTNSMLQWMGGSRRKVTTSRRSTQKRQRQYFEQRRRQQQFQQQQTAGLESYDEGINIYGQHQREPRSLDVLSLLNLSTTAQEYGSCVANGKEEQEVNASAVKQHTTKDPYRVLAKTGSPSDSEQLYEARVPSDNQIKNVPPQRVLLNASVNITDVSYEHTRKSDTGKAAMDQKLSVLDLLGDDIPNDDSEGHPEHEDHVAFSVEGLGKVGAETPVHSPKQLGRTFGIGFLSPPKAARRKPSKNINYLLDDFEVEVMQDSMMRDIDIPLSGGSLEIPIDIMEYYSNPKKKFSSFRDYGQVDDCHRVMKCSFDDEDLFHDKENGVEDMWGASSSIREENILYGKKTNAPWENWQCQMYSDPADLIDYGKYELSDYPLEGHHQLRKRETKKATEIFNDLDSHAFRHRMLEMDHGFDTFNRARSSIMRPNFNFGNVSSHTTDDLEDDLSLPSEESCSSAAVRDEEMNNLPSDSTARHSRTCNNIFGRPERKYAVKNKFFKELQCKIRDDIPQKNRRSGRCTQTPIPSDNKPVHHSKYPCRENIGPSEKLSFREGHSPFDMDSGFSSLSPIPETKFPSSYSKHWAADALPKIDFDANYTCHRSKCDSSANCSPSCSLNSETFSFCQPFSHIHTSSPTCSEAVFGGPRKADSELEGNPASDSSHENAGSHGATSGLELSTEGHVRKNEDDEFKRQPAKNDKEPGQQGEYGMNTTAVDALSSRGNLPEPKDVEVVTLEPKESRKTSEHSEETSCSLRFHERSPVGKGYVRLS from the exons ATGCCTGCAATGCTTATTGTGTCCAAAGACTATATCATCTTCGATCACATCAGATTTCCATTTATTTTCTCCGAG CTATCCATTATTTTGTGTCATCTTGAATATCAGCATAAGCTTTTGTGGAATTGTGTAAATTGGAGGCAGATCATTCTTCTATTTGGGACAAACTCGATGTTGCAATGGATGGGAGGATCGAGGAGGAAAGTGACAACT TCGAGGAGGTCTACACAGAAGAG GCAAAGACAATACTTTGAACAAAGAAGAAGGCAACAGCAATTCCAGCAGCAGCAGACAGCTGGCTTGGAAAGCTATGATGAAGGCATAAACATATATGGACAACATCAAAGAGAGCCCCGATCACTGGATGTTCTTAGTCTGCTAAACTTGTCGACAACTGCTCAAGAATACGGGTCTTGTGTTGCTAATG GAAAGGAAGAGCAAGAGGTCAATGCTTCAGCAGTCAAGCAACATACTACAAAGGATCCATATAGGGTTCTGGCTAAAACAGGCAGTCCTTCAGATTCTGAGCAACTTTATGAAGCAA GAGTGCCATCAGACAACCAAATAAAGAATGTACCTCCACAAAG GGTTTTACTCAATGCTTCAGTGAATATCACTGATGTTTCATATGAACACACAAGAAAATCAGATACTGGGAAGGCAGCAATGGATCAGA AGTTATCCGTTTTGGATTTGCTTGGTGATGATATACCCAATGATGATTCTGAAGGACATCCAGAACATGAAGATCATGTTGCATTTTCAGTTGAAG GATTGGGTAAAGTGGGAGCAGAAACACCAGTCCATTCTCCTAAACAATTAGGGAG AACCTTTGGCATTGGTTTCTTGTCACCTCCTAAGGCTGCAAGGAGAAAGCCATCAAAGAACATTAATTATTTGCTGGATGACTTTGAAGTTGAAGTG ATGCAGGATTCAATGATGCGAGATATAGATATACCTCTAAGTGGTGGTTCCTTGGAGATTCCAATTGACATCATGGAGTATTATAGCAatccaaaaaagaaattttcatcTTTCAGAGACTACGGACAAGTTGATGACTGTCATAGAGTTATGAAGTGCTCTTTTGATGACGAAGATCTTTTCCATGACAAGGAGAATGGTGTAGAAGATATGTGGGGTG CTTCATCAAGCATTCGTGAAGAGAACATACTCTACGGGAAGAAAACCAATGCCCCTTGGGAGAACTGGCAATGTCAAATGTATAGTGATCCTGCTGATTTAATAGACTACGGAAAATATGAGTTGTCTGATTATCCTCTTGAAGGTCACCATCAACTGAGAAAGAG GGAAACAAAGAAAGCAACAGAGATATTTAATGACTTAG ATTCACATGCTTTCAGGCATCGAATGTTGGAAATGGATCATGGTTTTGACACTTTTAATAGAGCAAG GAGTAGTATCATGCGACCAAATTTTAATTTTGGAAACGTATCTAGCCATACAACTGACGATTTAGAAGATGATCTGAGCTTGCCTAG TGAAGAATCATGCTCATCAGCTGCAG TGAGGGATGAGGAAATGAACAATTTACCCTCAGACTCAACTGCAAGACACAGCAGAACATGCAACAACATTTTTGGCAGGCCTGAAAGAAAGTATGCTGTGAAAAACAAATTCTTTAAAGAACTGCAGTGCAAAATCAGGGATGACATTCCACAGAAAAACAGGAGGTCAGGAAGATGTACTCAGACTCCAATTCCGTCAGACAATAAACCAGTCCATCACTCGAAGTATCCTTGCCGGGAAAACATTGGACCATCAGAGAAGTTGTCATTCAGGGAAGGGCATTCTCCATTTGATATGGATTCAGGTTTTAGTTCTTTATCTCCAATTCCTGAGACTAAATTTCCATCCTCATACTCCAAGCATTGGGCTGCAGATGCACTTCCGAAGATAGACTTCGATGCCAACTATACTTGTCATAGATCCAAGTGTGATAGCTCTGCTAATTGTTCACCTTCGTGTAGTTTAAACTCAGAGACATTCTCATTCTGTCAGCCATTTAGTCATATACATACCTCTTCTCCAACATGCTCAGAGGCTGTTTTTGGGGGGCCAAGAAAAGCAGATTCTGAACTGGAAGGCAACCCTGCTTCAGATTCATCCCATGAAAATGCTGGTTCTCATGGAGCAACATCGGGTCTAGAGTTATCAACAGAGGGGCATGTGAGAAAGAATGAAGATGATGAGTTTAAACGGCAGCCAGCAAAGAATGACAAAGAACCTGGACAGCAAGGTGAATATGGGATGAACACAACTGCAGTGGATGCTTTGAGTTCCAGGGGAAACCTTCCTGAACCCAAAGATGTAGAAGTCGTAACATTAGAACCAAAAGAGAGTCGGAAAACCTCTGAGCATTCAGAGGAGACATCATGCTCACTGAGGTTCCACGAAAGGAGTCCTGTCGGAAAAGGGTATGTTAGATTATCCTAG
- the LOC120002940 gene encoding uncharacterized protein LOC120002940 isoform X4, which translates to MPAMLIVSKDYIIFDHIRFPFIFSELSIILCHLEYQHKLLWNCVNWRQIILLFGTNSMLQWMGGSRRKVTTSRRSTQKRQRQYFEQRRRQQQFQQQQTAGLESYDEGINIYGQHQREPRSLDVLSLLNLSTTAQEYGSCVANEGKEEQEVNASAVKQHTTKDPYRVLAKTGSPSDSEQLYEARVPSDNQIKNVPPQRVLLNASVNITDVSYEHTRKSDTGKAAMDQKLSVLDLLGDDIPNDDSEGHPEHEDHVAFSVEGLGKVGAETPVHSPKQLGRTFGIGFLSPPKAARRKPSKNINYLLDDFEVEVDSMMRDIDIPLSGGSLEIPIDIMEYYSNPKKKFSSFRDYGQVDDCHRVMKCSFDDEDLFHDKENGVEDMWGASSSIREENILYGKKTNAPWENWQCQMYSDPADLIDYGKYELSDYPLEGHHQLRKRETKKATEIFNDLDSHAFRHRMLEMDHGFDTFNRARSSIMRPNFNFGNVSSHTTDDLEDDLSLPSEESCSSAAVRDEEMNNLPSDSTARHSRTCNNIFGRPERKYAVKNKFFKELQCKIRDDIPQKNRRSGRCTQTPIPSDNKPVHHSKYPCRENIGPSEKLSFREGHSPFDMDSGFSSLSPIPETKFPSSYSKHWAADALPKIDFDANYTCHRSKCDSSANCSPSCSLNSETFSFCQPFSHIHTSSPTCSEAVFGGPRKADSELEGNPASDSSHENAGSHGATSGLELSTEGHVRKNEDDEFKRQPAKNDKEPGQQGEYGMNTTAVDALSSRGNLPEPKDVEVVTLEPKESRKTSEHSEETSCSLRFHERSPVGKGYVRLS; encoded by the exons ATGCCTGCAATGCTTATTGTGTCCAAAGACTATATCATCTTCGATCACATCAGATTTCCATTTATTTTCTCCGAG CTATCCATTATTTTGTGTCATCTTGAATATCAGCATAAGCTTTTGTGGAATTGTGTAAATTGGAGGCAGATCATTCTTCTATTTGGGACAAACTCGATGTTGCAATGGATGGGAGGATCGAGGAGGAAAGTGACAACT TCGAGGAGGTCTACACAGAAGAG GCAAAGACAATACTTTGAACAAAGAAGAAGGCAACAGCAATTCCAGCAGCAGCAGACAGCTGGCTTGGAAAGCTATGATGAAGGCATAAACATATATGGACAACATCAAAGAGAGCCCCGATCACTGGATGTTCTTAGTCTGCTAAACTTGTCGACAACTGCTCAAGAATACGGGTCTTGTGTTGCTAATG AAGGAAAGGAAGAGCAAGAGGTCAATGCTTCAGCAGTCAAGCAACATACTACAAAGGATCCATATAGGGTTCTGGCTAAAACAGGCAGTCCTTCAGATTCTGAGCAACTTTATGAAGCAA GAGTGCCATCAGACAACCAAATAAAGAATGTACCTCCACAAAG GGTTTTACTCAATGCTTCAGTGAATATCACTGATGTTTCATATGAACACACAAGAAAATCAGATACTGGGAAGGCAGCAATGGATCAGA AGTTATCCGTTTTGGATTTGCTTGGTGATGATATACCCAATGATGATTCTGAAGGACATCCAGAACATGAAGATCATGTTGCATTTTCAGTTGAAG GATTGGGTAAAGTGGGAGCAGAAACACCAGTCCATTCTCCTAAACAATTAGGGAG AACCTTTGGCATTGGTTTCTTGTCACCTCCTAAGGCTGCAAGGAGAAAGCCATCAAAGAACATTAATTATTTGCTGGATGACTTTGAAGTTGAAGTG GATTCAATGATGCGAGATATAGATATACCTCTAAGTGGTGGTTCCTTGGAGATTCCAATTGACATCATGGAGTATTATAGCAatccaaaaaagaaattttcatcTTTCAGAGACTACGGACAAGTTGATGACTGTCATAGAGTTATGAAGTGCTCTTTTGATGACGAAGATCTTTTCCATGACAAGGAGAATGGTGTAGAAGATATGTGGGGTG CTTCATCAAGCATTCGTGAAGAGAACATACTCTACGGGAAGAAAACCAATGCCCCTTGGGAGAACTGGCAATGTCAAATGTATAGTGATCCTGCTGATTTAATAGACTACGGAAAATATGAGTTGTCTGATTATCCTCTTGAAGGTCACCATCAACTGAGAAAGAG GGAAACAAAGAAAGCAACAGAGATATTTAATGACTTAG ATTCACATGCTTTCAGGCATCGAATGTTGGAAATGGATCATGGTTTTGACACTTTTAATAGAGCAAG GAGTAGTATCATGCGACCAAATTTTAATTTTGGAAACGTATCTAGCCATACAACTGACGATTTAGAAGATGATCTGAGCTTGCCTAG TGAAGAATCATGCTCATCAGCTGCAG TGAGGGATGAGGAAATGAACAATTTACCCTCAGACTCAACTGCAAGACACAGCAGAACATGCAACAACATTTTTGGCAGGCCTGAAAGAAAGTATGCTGTGAAAAACAAATTCTTTAAAGAACTGCAGTGCAAAATCAGGGATGACATTCCACAGAAAAACAGGAGGTCAGGAAGATGTACTCAGACTCCAATTCCGTCAGACAATAAACCAGTCCATCACTCGAAGTATCCTTGCCGGGAAAACATTGGACCATCAGAGAAGTTGTCATTCAGGGAAGGGCATTCTCCATTTGATATGGATTCAGGTTTTAGTTCTTTATCTCCAATTCCTGAGACTAAATTTCCATCCTCATACTCCAAGCATTGGGCTGCAGATGCACTTCCGAAGATAGACTTCGATGCCAACTATACTTGTCATAGATCCAAGTGTGATAGCTCTGCTAATTGTTCACCTTCGTGTAGTTTAAACTCAGAGACATTCTCATTCTGTCAGCCATTTAGTCATATACATACCTCTTCTCCAACATGCTCAGAGGCTGTTTTTGGGGGGCCAAGAAAAGCAGATTCTGAACTGGAAGGCAACCCTGCTTCAGATTCATCCCATGAAAATGCTGGTTCTCATGGAGCAACATCGGGTCTAGAGTTATCAACAGAGGGGCATGTGAGAAAGAATGAAGATGATGAGTTTAAACGGCAGCCAGCAAAGAATGACAAAGAACCTGGACAGCAAGGTGAATATGGGATGAACACAACTGCAGTGGATGCTTTGAGTTCCAGGGGAAACCTTCCTGAACCCAAAGATGTAGAAGTCGTAACATTAGAACCAAAAGAGAGTCGGAAAACCTCTGAGCATTCAGAGGAGACATCATGCTCACTGAGGTTCCACGAAAGGAGTCCTGTCGGAAAAGGGTATGTTAGATTATCCTAG
- the LOC120002940 gene encoding uncharacterized protein LOC120002940 isoform X6 has protein sequence MPAMLIVSKDYIIFDHIRFPFIFSEIILLFGTNSMLQWMGGSRRKVTTSRRSTQKRQRQYFEQRRRQQQFQQQQTAGLESYDEGINIYGQHQREPRSLDVLSLLNLSTTAQEYGSCVANEGKEEQEVNASAVKQHTTKDPYRVLAKTGSPSDSEQLYEARVPSDNQIKNVPPQRVLLNASVNITDVSYEHTRKSDTGKAAMDQKLSVLDLLGDDIPNDDSEGHPEHEDHVAFSVEGLGKVGAETPVHSPKQLGRTFGIGFLSPPKAARRKPSKNINYLLDDFEVEVMQDSMMRDIDIPLSGGSLEIPIDIMEYYSNPKKKFSSFRDYGQVDDCHRVMKCSFDDEDLFHDKENGVEDMWGASSSIREENILYGKKTNAPWENWQCQMYSDPADLIDYGKYELSDYPLEGHHQLRKRETKKATEIFNDLDSHAFRHRMLEMDHGFDTFNRARSSIMRPNFNFGNVSSHTTDDLEDDLSLPSEESCSSAAVRDEEMNNLPSDSTARHSRTCNNIFGRPERKYAVKNKFFKELQCKIRDDIPQKNRRSGRCTQTPIPSDNKPVHHSKYPCRENIGPSEKLSFREGHSPFDMDSGFSSLSPIPETKFPSSYSKHWAADALPKIDFDANYTCHRSKCDSSANCSPSCSLNSETFSFCQPFSHIHTSSPTCSEAVFGGPRKADSELEGNPASDSSHENAGSHGATSGLELSTEGHVRKNEDDEFKRQPAKNDKEPGQQGEYGMNTTAVDALSSRGNLPEPKDVEVVTLEPKESRKTSEHSEETSCSLRFHERSPVGKGYVRLS, from the exons ATGCCTGCAATGCTTATTGTGTCCAAAGACTATATCATCTTCGATCACATCAGATTTCCATTTATTTTCTCCGAG ATCATTCTTCTATTTGGGACAAACTCGATGTTGCAATGGATGGGAGGATCGAGGAGGAAAGTGACAACT TCGAGGAGGTCTACACAGAAGAG GCAAAGACAATACTTTGAACAAAGAAGAAGGCAACAGCAATTCCAGCAGCAGCAGACAGCTGGCTTGGAAAGCTATGATGAAGGCATAAACATATATGGACAACATCAAAGAGAGCCCCGATCACTGGATGTTCTTAGTCTGCTAAACTTGTCGACAACTGCTCAAGAATACGGGTCTTGTGTTGCTAATG AAGGAAAGGAAGAGCAAGAGGTCAATGCTTCAGCAGTCAAGCAACATACTACAAAGGATCCATATAGGGTTCTGGCTAAAACAGGCAGTCCTTCAGATTCTGAGCAACTTTATGAAGCAA GAGTGCCATCAGACAACCAAATAAAGAATGTACCTCCACAAAG GGTTTTACTCAATGCTTCAGTGAATATCACTGATGTTTCATATGAACACACAAGAAAATCAGATACTGGGAAGGCAGCAATGGATCAGA AGTTATCCGTTTTGGATTTGCTTGGTGATGATATACCCAATGATGATTCTGAAGGACATCCAGAACATGAAGATCATGTTGCATTTTCAGTTGAAG GATTGGGTAAAGTGGGAGCAGAAACACCAGTCCATTCTCCTAAACAATTAGGGAG AACCTTTGGCATTGGTTTCTTGTCACCTCCTAAGGCTGCAAGGAGAAAGCCATCAAAGAACATTAATTATTTGCTGGATGACTTTGAAGTTGAAGTG ATGCAGGATTCAATGATGCGAGATATAGATATACCTCTAAGTGGTGGTTCCTTGGAGATTCCAATTGACATCATGGAGTATTATAGCAatccaaaaaagaaattttcatcTTTCAGAGACTACGGACAAGTTGATGACTGTCATAGAGTTATGAAGTGCTCTTTTGATGACGAAGATCTTTTCCATGACAAGGAGAATGGTGTAGAAGATATGTGGGGTG CTTCATCAAGCATTCGTGAAGAGAACATACTCTACGGGAAGAAAACCAATGCCCCTTGGGAGAACTGGCAATGTCAAATGTATAGTGATCCTGCTGATTTAATAGACTACGGAAAATATGAGTTGTCTGATTATCCTCTTGAAGGTCACCATCAACTGAGAAAGAG GGAAACAAAGAAAGCAACAGAGATATTTAATGACTTAG ATTCACATGCTTTCAGGCATCGAATGTTGGAAATGGATCATGGTTTTGACACTTTTAATAGAGCAAG GAGTAGTATCATGCGACCAAATTTTAATTTTGGAAACGTATCTAGCCATACAACTGACGATTTAGAAGATGATCTGAGCTTGCCTAG TGAAGAATCATGCTCATCAGCTGCAG TGAGGGATGAGGAAATGAACAATTTACCCTCAGACTCAACTGCAAGACACAGCAGAACATGCAACAACATTTTTGGCAGGCCTGAAAGAAAGTATGCTGTGAAAAACAAATTCTTTAAAGAACTGCAGTGCAAAATCAGGGATGACATTCCACAGAAAAACAGGAGGTCAGGAAGATGTACTCAGACTCCAATTCCGTCAGACAATAAACCAGTCCATCACTCGAAGTATCCTTGCCGGGAAAACATTGGACCATCAGAGAAGTTGTCATTCAGGGAAGGGCATTCTCCATTTGATATGGATTCAGGTTTTAGTTCTTTATCTCCAATTCCTGAGACTAAATTTCCATCCTCATACTCCAAGCATTGGGCTGCAGATGCACTTCCGAAGATAGACTTCGATGCCAACTATACTTGTCATAGATCCAAGTGTGATAGCTCTGCTAATTGTTCACCTTCGTGTAGTTTAAACTCAGAGACATTCTCATTCTGTCAGCCATTTAGTCATATACATACCTCTTCTCCAACATGCTCAGAGGCTGTTTTTGGGGGGCCAAGAAAAGCAGATTCTGAACTGGAAGGCAACCCTGCTTCAGATTCATCCCATGAAAATGCTGGTTCTCATGGAGCAACATCGGGTCTAGAGTTATCAACAGAGGGGCATGTGAGAAAGAATGAAGATGATGAGTTTAAACGGCAGCCAGCAAAGAATGACAAAGAACCTGGACAGCAAGGTGAATATGGGATGAACACAACTGCAGTGGATGCTTTGAGTTCCAGGGGAAACCTTCCTGAACCCAAAGATGTAGAAGTCGTAACATTAGAACCAAAAGAGAGTCGGAAAACCTCTGAGCATTCAGAGGAGACATCATGCTCACTGAGGTTCCACGAAAGGAGTCCTGTCGGAAAAGGGTATGTTAGATTATCCTAG
- the LOC120002940 gene encoding uncharacterized protein LOC120002940 isoform X2 yields the protein MPAMLIVSKDYIIFDHIRFPFIFSELSIILCHLEYQHKLLWNCVNWRQIILLFGTNSMLQWMGGSRRKVTTSRRSTQKRQRQYFEQRRRQQQFQQQQTAGLESYDEGINIYGQHQREPRSLDVLSLLNLSTTAQEYGSCVANEGKEEQEVNASAVKQHTTKDPYRVLAKTGSPSDSEQLYEARVPSDNQIKNVPPQRVLLNASVNITDVSYEHTRKSDTGKAAMDQKLSVLDLLGDDIPNDDSEGHPEHEDHVAFSVEGLGKVGAETPVHSPKQLGRTFGIGFLSPPKAARRKPSKNINYLLDDFEVEVMQDSMMRDIDIPLSGGSLEIPIDIMEYYSNPKKKFSSFRDYGQVDDCHRVMKCSFDDEDLFHDKENGVEDMWGASSSIREENILYGKKTNAPWENWQCQMYSDPADLIDYGKYELSDYPLEGHHQLRKRETKKATEIFNDLDSHAFRHRMLEMDHGFDTFNRARSSIMRPNFNFGNVSSHTTDDLEDDLSLPSEESCSSAAVRDEEMNNLPSDSTARHSRTCNNIFGRPERKYAVKNKFFKELQCKIRDDIPQKNRRSGRCTQTPIPSDNKPVHHSKYPCRENIGPSEKLSFREGHSPFDMDSGFSSLSPIPETKFPSSYSKHWAADALPKIDFDANYTCHRSKCDSSANCSPSCSLNSETFSFCQPFSHIHTSSPTCSEAVFGGPRKADSELEGNPASDSSHENAGSHGATSGLELSTEGHVRKNEDDEFKRQPAKNDKEPGQQGEYGMNTTAVDALSSRGNLPEPKDVEVVTLEPKESRKTSEHSEETSCSLRFHERSPVGKGNGRN from the exons ATGCCTGCAATGCTTATTGTGTCCAAAGACTATATCATCTTCGATCACATCAGATTTCCATTTATTTTCTCCGAG CTATCCATTATTTTGTGTCATCTTGAATATCAGCATAAGCTTTTGTGGAATTGTGTAAATTGGAGGCAGATCATTCTTCTATTTGGGACAAACTCGATGTTGCAATGGATGGGAGGATCGAGGAGGAAAGTGACAACT TCGAGGAGGTCTACACAGAAGAG GCAAAGACAATACTTTGAACAAAGAAGAAGGCAACAGCAATTCCAGCAGCAGCAGACAGCTGGCTTGGAAAGCTATGATGAAGGCATAAACATATATGGACAACATCAAAGAGAGCCCCGATCACTGGATGTTCTTAGTCTGCTAAACTTGTCGACAACTGCTCAAGAATACGGGTCTTGTGTTGCTAATG AAGGAAAGGAAGAGCAAGAGGTCAATGCTTCAGCAGTCAAGCAACATACTACAAAGGATCCATATAGGGTTCTGGCTAAAACAGGCAGTCCTTCAGATTCTGAGCAACTTTATGAAGCAA GAGTGCCATCAGACAACCAAATAAAGAATGTACCTCCACAAAG GGTTTTACTCAATGCTTCAGTGAATATCACTGATGTTTCATATGAACACACAAGAAAATCAGATACTGGGAAGGCAGCAATGGATCAGA AGTTATCCGTTTTGGATTTGCTTGGTGATGATATACCCAATGATGATTCTGAAGGACATCCAGAACATGAAGATCATGTTGCATTTTCAGTTGAAG GATTGGGTAAAGTGGGAGCAGAAACACCAGTCCATTCTCCTAAACAATTAGGGAG AACCTTTGGCATTGGTTTCTTGTCACCTCCTAAGGCTGCAAGGAGAAAGCCATCAAAGAACATTAATTATTTGCTGGATGACTTTGAAGTTGAAGTG ATGCAGGATTCAATGATGCGAGATATAGATATACCTCTAAGTGGTGGTTCCTTGGAGATTCCAATTGACATCATGGAGTATTATAGCAatccaaaaaagaaattttcatcTTTCAGAGACTACGGACAAGTTGATGACTGTCATAGAGTTATGAAGTGCTCTTTTGATGACGAAGATCTTTTCCATGACAAGGAGAATGGTGTAGAAGATATGTGGGGTG CTTCATCAAGCATTCGTGAAGAGAACATACTCTACGGGAAGAAAACCAATGCCCCTTGGGAGAACTGGCAATGTCAAATGTATAGTGATCCTGCTGATTTAATAGACTACGGAAAATATGAGTTGTCTGATTATCCTCTTGAAGGTCACCATCAACTGAGAAAGAG GGAAACAAAGAAAGCAACAGAGATATTTAATGACTTAG ATTCACATGCTTTCAGGCATCGAATGTTGGAAATGGATCATGGTTTTGACACTTTTAATAGAGCAAG GAGTAGTATCATGCGACCAAATTTTAATTTTGGAAACGTATCTAGCCATACAACTGACGATTTAGAAGATGATCTGAGCTTGCCTAG TGAAGAATCATGCTCATCAGCTGCAG TGAGGGATGAGGAAATGAACAATTTACCCTCAGACTCAACTGCAAGACACAGCAGAACATGCAACAACATTTTTGGCAGGCCTGAAAGAAAGTATGCTGTGAAAAACAAATTCTTTAAAGAACTGCAGTGCAAAATCAGGGATGACATTCCACAGAAAAACAGGAGGTCAGGAAGATGTACTCAGACTCCAATTCCGTCAGACAATAAACCAGTCCATCACTCGAAGTATCCTTGCCGGGAAAACATTGGACCATCAGAGAAGTTGTCATTCAGGGAAGGGCATTCTCCATTTGATATGGATTCAGGTTTTAGTTCTTTATCTCCAATTCCTGAGACTAAATTTCCATCCTCATACTCCAAGCATTGGGCTGCAGATGCACTTCCGAAGATAGACTTCGATGCCAACTATACTTGTCATAGATCCAAGTGTGATAGCTCTGCTAATTGTTCACCTTCGTGTAGTTTAAACTCAGAGACATTCTCATTCTGTCAGCCATTTAGTCATATACATACCTCTTCTCCAACATGCTCAGAGGCTGTTTTTGGGGGGCCAAGAAAAGCAGATTCTGAACTGGAAGGCAACCCTGCTTCAGATTCATCCCATGAAAATGCTGGTTCTCATGGAGCAACATCGGGTCTAGAGTTATCAACAGAGGGGCATGTGAGAAAGAATGAAGATGATGAGTTTAAACGGCAGCCAGCAAAGAATGACAAAGAACCTGGACAGCAAGGTGAATATGGGATGAACACAACTGCAGTGGATGCTTTGAGTTCCAGGGGAAACCTTCCTGAACCCAAAGATGTAGAAGTCGTAACATTAGAACCAAAAGAGAGTCGGAAAACCTCTGAGCATTCAGAGGAGACATCATGCTCACTGAGGTTCCACGAAAGGAGTCCTGTCGGAAAAGG AAatggaagaaattga